The sequence CCTCCCGTCGGACAACCATGGGCGCTGTGGCGGCGATATGCATCGACACATCCTTGACAAACTGCTGAAAGTCTTCTGTTTTAGCCACGAAATCGGTCTCGCAATTCACCTCCAGGAGAACACCCAACTTTGAACCAGGGTGTATATAAGAGGCCACAACACCCTCACTGGTGTCGCGGCTTGCTTTCTGCTCAGCTTTGGCAATCCCTACTGTCCGTAGATAATCAACGGCCTTTTCAAGATCCCCATTGGTTTCTTCCAGAGCCCGCTTGCAATCCATTATGCCGGCGCCCGTTTTCCGACGAAGCTCCTTCACCAGGCTGGCCGTTATCATGCCTTCTCCTTATCCAGGTCCGCTTTCTCTTCCTTCACCTCCTCTTCCTCCCCAGCAGCAGATTCGGCAGCAACAGCCTCGGGTTCTGTCTCTGTTTCTTCTGCAGCTTCGAAGGATTGACCACCGCGGGCAGCAATAATGGCATCAGCGATAGCGCTTGTGATTAATTGAATTGTGCGGAGGGAGTCATCATTGGCGGGGATTGGGTAATCAACCAAGGTTGGATCGCTATTGGTGTCTACGATCGCAATGATAGGAATTTCAAGCCGACGGGCTTCCTTGATCGCGGTTTCCTCATATTGAGCATCTACCACATACATAGCATCAGGTAGCTGCTTCATATCCTTGATCCCTCGGTGTTGGTCAGCCAGGCGAATTCGCTCGCGCTCCAGGTGCAGGATTTCTTTTTTCGTTAAGGTCTGGTAGAGCGTATCGGCATCTTTTTCCAATTGCTGGAGCCGCTTGATGCTGCGCTTTATGGTGGCAAAGTTGGTGAGGGTACCACCCAGCCAGCGCTCCACCACATAGTACATGCCGCAGCGGTCAGCCTCGCTCTGCAGAACATCCCTGGCCTGCTTCTTGGTACCCACAAACAGCAGCGTGCCCCCATCCTGGACAATTTTGGCCACGGCCTCGGTGGCGCGATGGATACATTGGATGGTTTGCTGTATATCGATGATATGGATGCCATTCTTCTCCATATACACATACGGCTTATAGTTGGGATGCCACCGGCGGGTAAGATGTCCGAAATGGGCACCGGTACTGATCAGGTTTTCGACTGTTACCAGCGAAGAGGAGGGCATAGAATCCTTAATCTGATGAGGTTAACGTTTCGAGAATTGGAATCGCTTTCGAGCGCCGGGCTGACCGTACTTCTTGCGCTCCACTTCCCTGGCATCCCGGGTCAGAAAGCCGCCCTGCCTCAAGGTGAGACGAAAGTCCTCATCGATCCTCTCCAGAGCCCGGGCGATGGCGAGGCGAACCGCACCAGCCTGGCCTGATGGGCCACCTCCCCGCACATTGACCAGGATGTTATACTGGCCGGCTACTCCCACAGTCTCCAGGGGTTCCATGAGCAGCTGCCGGTGAGCTATTCTCGGGAAGTACTCGTCAAGCTCACGCTTGTTAATCGTGATGTTGCCCTTCCCGCTTTCCAGCTGCACCCGGGCAACCGCAGACTTGCGTCTTCCTACAGTCCGCGCCAGGACCTTCGCCATAATTCGCCTATATATCCAGCGGTTGCGGTTGTTGTGCCTGGTGGGGATGATCGGGGCCAGCGTAAACCTTCAGGTGCTTGAGCATCTTGCGCCCTAATCGATTGTGGGGCAACATCCCTTTAACGGCATGCTCAATGATGCGTTCAGGATGTCTCAGGCGTACGGCGGCCAAGTTTTTGGCTTTTTGCCCACCTGGAAAGCCGCTATGATGCCAGTAGACCTTCTGGGTCTCTTTATCGCCAGTGGTAATAACTTTCCTGGCGTTGGTGACAATCACACAATCGCCCATATCCAGATGGGGCGAAAATACGGGCTTATGCTTGCCCCGCAGAATCGCTGCGACCCGGGTTGCCAGGCGCCCCAGCACCTGTCCCTCAGCATCCACCAGATACCAGTTTTTCTTTATGTCTTCAGATTTTAGAGAAAAAGTTCTCATAAATTCAAAATGTAAAAGCTTATTAAATTATTGATATATTTAAATTCAGGTCAAGAGTTTTCAGGTGCCTTAAACCACATATTCCGACCTATGGTTCCCCGGACTCGTCCGGTGAAGGTCATTCCCAGCATCGGGGTGTTTCGTGATCGGGAATGGATATCTTCCCGCGTGAAGGTCCACTTCTCATCAGGATGCAGAATCACCAGCTCCGCTTTCTGACCCGGCACCAGCGGTGTTAATCCCAGTCCCATAACCCGGGCCGGACCAGTAGTGAACAGGTCAA comes from Candidatus Neomarinimicrobiota bacterium and encodes:
- the tsf gene encoding translation elongation factor Ts gives rise to the protein MITASLVKELRRKTGAGIMDCKRALEETNGDLEKAVDYLRTVGIAKAEQKASRDTSEGVVASYIHPGSKLGVLLEVNCETDFVAKTEDFQQFVKDVSMHIAATAPMVVRREDMPPEVVDHEKNIYLEQARQSGKPEHILEKIVKGRLDKFLAENVLLEQAFVKDPQKTIGGYLKETVASLGENIAIARFTRFQLGETEPSNSGA
- the rpsB gene encoding 30S ribosomal protein S2; the protein is MPSSSLVTVENLISTGAHFGHLTRRWHPNYKPYVYMEKNGIHIIDIQQTIQCIHRATEAVAKIVQDGGTLLFVGTKKQARDVLQSEADRCGMYYVVERWLGGTLTNFATIKRSIKRLQQLEKDADTLYQTLTKKEILHLERERIRLADQHRGIKDMKQLPDAMYVVDAQYEETAIKEARRLEIPIIAIVDTNSDPTLVDYPIPANDDSLRTIQLITSAIADAIIAARGGQSFEAAEETETEPEAVAAESAAGEEEEVKEEKADLDKEKA
- the rpsI gene encoding 30S ribosomal protein S9, encoding MAKVLARTVGRRKSAVARVQLESGKGNITINKRELDEYFPRIAHRQLLMEPLETVGVAGQYNILVNVRGGGPSGQAGAVRLAIARALERIDEDFRLTLRQGGFLTRDAREVERKKYGQPGARKRFQFSKR
- the rplM gene encoding 50S ribosomal protein L13; translated protein: MRTFSLKSEDIKKNWYLVDAEGQVLGRLATRVAAILRGKHKPVFSPHLDMGDCVIVTNARKVITTGDKETQKVYWHHSGFPGGQKAKNLAAVRLRHPERIIEHAVKGMLPHNRLGRKMLKHLKVYAGPDHPHQAQQPQPLDI